The following are encoded in a window of Magnetospirillum sp. 15-1 genomic DNA:
- a CDS encoding ATP-binding protein, with the protein MSGALRVGGGGARKPSTWLPFVVAALITACSGLVLLKLYALQSERRHEAARVELVSRLSVLRARLEYNLTAPLLITRGLVAQIIFQGGMSDADFARAASLVIQGYESVRNLTMSRGTVISAVYPFAPNRAAVGVDYRDRPDQWPTVERAINSRKPVVAGPVNLIQGGTALIGRVPVFLPDSGRGQTKLFGLISVVIDIPTVFAAAGLDTGTLPMEVALRGRDGEGKAGAMIWGDEAVFGRSPVEMEVTLPDGTWAMAAIPKGGWGTDDGQLRVTGGMGVVLFFLTALASFGWAFHARGQRRALRHVAESEERYRALVETAPMAVVVHRDGVILFANTQASRMLKVPEGQPLAGRALLDFVHPDSRDALAERVDFVLASPDAISSGAARYITGVGDVIESEVVSTRVGLEGQPAVLSVVHDVTRRYRAEAERERLLESLQRSNEDLQQFAYIASHDLQEPLRNVAGYVQLLGRRYRGRLDKDADDFIAFAVGGTKRMQEMITNLLDYSRLNQADGEPERIDSRVALDEALADLGAAMDESGAVVEVIGTMPVVSVRRVELARIFLNLVGNAIKYRRADTISRIRVFARRDGLNWVFTVTDNGIGMESAYLDRIFTLFQRLHSRETYDGTGIGLAICRKLVQHNGGRIWAESEPGRGSSFHFSLPAAD; encoded by the coding sequence ATGTCCGGGGCGTTGAGGGTTGGGGGCGGCGGAGCCAGGAAGCCATCCACGTGGCTCCCCTTCGTGGTGGCCGCCCTGATCACCGCCTGTTCCGGTCTGGTGCTGCTCAAGCTTTATGCCCTGCAATCCGAGCGCCGCCACGAGGCCGCGAGGGTGGAACTGGTTTCCCGGCTCAGTGTGTTGCGCGCCCGCCTGGAATACAACCTGACCGCGCCCCTGCTGATCACCCGGGGGCTGGTCGCCCAGATCATCTTTCAGGGCGGCATGAGCGATGCCGACTTCGCTCGGGCGGCGTCCCTGGTGATCCAAGGCTATGAGTCGGTCCGCAATCTGACCATGTCGCGCGGCACGGTGATTTCCGCCGTCTATCCCTTTGCCCCCAACCGGGCGGCGGTCGGGGTGGATTACCGCGACCGCCCCGACCAGTGGCCGACGGTGGAGCGGGCCATCAACAGCCGCAAGCCGGTGGTGGCCGGGCCGGTGAACCTGATCCAGGGCGGAACGGCGCTGATCGGGCGGGTGCCGGTCTTTCTGCCCGATTCCGGCCGGGGCCAGACCAAACTGTTCGGCCTGATCAGCGTGGTGATCGACATCCCCACGGTCTTCGCCGCGGCGGGGCTCGATACCGGGACGCTGCCCATGGAAGTCGCCCTGCGCGGCCGCGACGGAGAGGGCAAGGCCGGCGCCATGATCTGGGGGGATGAAGCCGTCTTCGGCCGCTCGCCGGTGGAGATGGAGGTAACGCTGCCCGACGGGACCTGGGCCATGGCGGCCATTCCCAAGGGGGGCTGGGGAACCGATGACGGACAGCTGCGGGTGACCGGCGGCATGGGGGTGGTCCTGTTTTTTCTGACCGCCCTGGCGTCCTTCGGCTGGGCCTTCCATGCCCGGGGTCAGCGGCGGGCCCTGCGTCACGTGGCGGAGAGCGAGGAGCGCTACCGCGCCCTGGTGGAAACCGCGCCCATGGCGGTGGTCGTCCATCGCGACGGTGTCATCCTGTTCGCCAATACCCAGGCGTCCCGCATGCTGAAGGTGCCCGAAGGACAGCCCCTGGCCGGCCGGGCGCTGCTTGACTTCGTCCATCCGGACAGCCGCGACGCCCTGGCGGAACGGGTGGACTTCGTACTGGCCTCCCCGGATGCGATCTCCAGCGGTGCCGCCCGCTATATCACCGGCGTGGGAGATGTGATCGAAAGCGAGGTGGTGTCCACCCGGGTCGGCTTGGAGGGGCAGCCGGCGGTGCTGTCGGTGGTGCACGACGTTACCCGGCGTTACCGGGCCGAGGCCGAGCGCGAGCGCCTGCTGGAAAGTCTGCAGCGGTCCAACGAGGACCTGCAGCAATTCGCCTATATCGCCAGCCACGACCTGCAGGAACCGCTGCGCAACGTGGCCGGTTATGTGCAGTTGCTGGGGCGGCGTTATCGCGGCCGCCTGGATAAGGATGCCGACGACTTCATCGCCTTCGCGGTCGGCGGCACCAAGCGCATGCAGGAGATGATCACCAATCTTCTGGATTACTCGCGCCTGAATCAGGCCGATGGTGAGCCCGAACGTATCGACAGCCGGGTCGCCCTCGACGAGGCCCTGGCCGATCTGGGCGCCGCCATGGACGAATCGGGGGCGGTGGTCGAGGTGATCGGCACCATGCCGGTGGTGTCGGTCCGGCGGGTGGAATTGGCCCGGATTTTCCTCAATCTGGTCGGCAACGCCATCAAATACCGCCGCGCCGACACCATTTCACGTATCCGCGTCTTCGCCCGCCGTGACGGACTGAACTGGGTTTTTACCGTCACCGACAACGGTATCGGCATGGAGTCCGCCTATCTGGACCGCATCTTCACGCTGTTCCAGCGCCTGCACTCGCGCGAGACCTATGACGGTACCGGCATCGGTCTGGCCATCTGCCGTAAGCTGGTGCAGCACAACGGCGGCCGTATCTGGGCCGAGTCGGAGCCGGGGCGGGGCTCCAGCTTCCATTTCAGCCTGCCGGCGGCGGATTAG
- a CDS encoding iron chelate uptake ABC transporter family permease subunit — MDDFLLRALMAGAAVALVAGPLGCFIVWRRMAYFGDALAHSALLGIVAGLLLGVAPLAGVVALCVIAALILARAEADRTSGADSLLGILAHGSLALGLVLLSLMDRVRVDLMGWLFGDILAVGADDMIWLWGGAFLILAVLFSQWRSLVAAAVDEDLALVEGHPVGRARVLLMLLVALGVAAAMKVVGVMLVTAMLIIPAAAARRLSRTPEQMAVLAAAAGLTAVVLGLGGSWVWDTPSGPSIVTVATVLFLLSRTLSRR, encoded by the coding sequence ATGGATGATTTCCTGTTGCGCGCCCTGATGGCGGGGGCGGCGGTGGCCCTGGTGGCCGGGCCGCTGGGCTGCTTCATCGTCTGGCGCCGCATGGCCTATTTCGGCGACGCCCTGGCCCATTCCGCCCTGCTGGGCATCGTGGCGGGATTGCTGCTGGGGGTGGCACCCCTGGCCGGGGTGGTGGCGCTGTGCGTCATCGCCGCCCTGATCCTGGCCCGTGCCGAGGCCGACCGGACCTCGGGGGCCGACAGTCTGCTGGGCATCCTGGCCCACGGCTCCCTGGCCCTGGGGCTGGTGCTGCTGTCCCTGATGGACCGGGTGAGGGTCGACCTGATGGGGTGGCTGTTCGGCGACATCCTGGCGGTGGGCGCCGACGACATGATCTGGCTGTGGGGCGGGGCGTTCCTCATCCTGGCGGTGCTGTTCTCCCAATGGCGGAGCCTGGTGGCGGCCGCCGTGGACGAGGACCTGGCCCTGGTCGAAGGTCATCCGGTGGGCCGTGCCCGGGTGCTGCTGATGCTGCTGGTGGCGCTGGGCGTCGCCGCCGCCATGAAGGTGGTGGGCGTCATGCTGGTCACCGCCATGCTGATCATCCCGGCGGCGGCGGCGCGGCGGCTGTCCCGCACGCCGGAACAGATGGCGGTGCTGGCGGCGGCGGCTGGACTGACGGCAGTGGTCCTTGGTTTGGGGGGGAGTTGGGTCTGGGATACGCCGTCCGGCCCCAGCATCGTGACCGTGGCCACGGTGCTTTTCCTGCTGTCCCGCACTCTTTCCCGGCGATAA
- a CDS encoding metal ABC transporter ATP-binding protein yields MSLLALSGVRLSHGGHLVLDRVDLAVKAGRIITVVGPNGAGKSSLLKVALGLLRPDAGTVERSASVIGYVPQRLDIGRLLPLSVRRFLAMAVPERLDNGRLAGMLDTVGAGHVLTRQVADLSGGELQRVLLARALLRRPDLLVLDEPVGGVDVAGQAELYDLITRQARDNGVGVLMVSHDLHVVMAATDHVVCLNRHVCCAGHPEAVSRHPEYLALFGPRVAASLAIYTHAHDHGHGADGSVLPLEGAEHEHGHVHGPGCRHG; encoded by the coding sequence ATGAGCTTGCTCGCTCTGTCCGGCGTGCGGCTGAGCCATGGCGGCCATCTGGTGCTCGACCGGGTCGATCTGGCGGTGAAGGCGGGGCGGATCATCACCGTGGTTGGTCCCAACGGCGCCGGCAAGTCGTCGCTGCTGAAGGTGGCGCTGGGCCTGCTGCGTCCCGATGCCGGCACGGTGGAACGCTCGGCTTCGGTGATCGGCTATGTGCCGCAGCGCTTGGATATCGGACGGCTGTTGCCGCTGTCGGTGCGGCGCTTCCTGGCCATGGCGGTGCCCGAGCGCCTGGATAACGGGCGGCTGGCGGGCATGCTGGATACGGTCGGGGCCGGTCACGTGCTGACGCGGCAGGTGGCCGATCTGTCGGGCGGTGAACTGCAGCGGGTACTGCTGGCCCGTGCCCTGTTGCGGCGGCCGGACCTGCTGGTGCTCGACGAGCCGGTGGGCGGCGTCGACGTGGCCGGGCAGGCGGAACTCTATGACCTGATCACCCGTCAGGCTCGCGACAACGGGGTGGGAGTGCTGATGGTCTCGCACGACCTGCATGTGGTGATGGCCGCCACCGACCACGTGGTCTGCCTCAACCGCCATGTGTGCTGCGCCGGCCATCCCGAGGCGGTGAGCCGCCATCCCGAATACCTGGCGCTGTTCGGCCCGAGGGTGGCCGCCAGTCTGGCCATCTATACCCACGCCCACGACCACGGGCACGGCGCCGACGGCTCGGTGCTGCCGTTGGAGGGGGCGGAACACGAGCACGGACACGTTCACGGACCGGGATGCCGCCATGGATGA